Below is a window of Penaeus vannamei isolate JL-2024 chromosome 34, ASM4276789v1, whole genome shotgun sequence DNA.
ctctctctctctctctctctctctctctctctctctctctttctatctctctatccctatctctccttctctctctccctctgcccccccccccatctctcactctttctctcttgctctctctccctctctctctctctctctctctctctctctctctctctctctctctctctctctctctctctctctctctctgcctctctctctccctgcctctctccctgcctctctctctctccctgcctctctctctccctgcctctctctctccctgcctctctctctccccgcctctctctctccctgcctctctctctccctgcctctctctctccccgcctctctctctccctgcctctgtctctctctctctctcctctccctgcctctctctctctctctctctctctctctctctctctctctctctctctctctctctctctctctctctctctttctctttctctctctccctctcctctctctctctctctccctccctctccctccctttctccccccctctctctctctctctctctctctctctctctctctctctctctctctctctctctctctctctctctctctctctctctctctctctctccctctctctctctctctctctctctctctctctctctctctctctctctctctttctctctctctctctctctctccctctctctctctgcctctctctgtctctctctctctctctctctctctctctctctctctctctctctctctctctctgcccctttctttctctctctctctctctctctctctctctctctctctctgcccctctctctctctctgcccctctctctctctctcagcccctctctctctctctctctgcctctctgtctctctctctgtctctctgttctctgcctctctctgcttctctctctctctctctgcctctctctttctctgcctctctctctctctgcctctctctctttctgcttctctctctctttgtgcctctctctctctctctctcttcctctctccctctctctgcctctctctctctgccccctctctctctgcccctccctcaccccctctctctctctctctttctcccctgctctctctctctctctcatactctctctctctctctctctctctctctctctctctctctctctctctctctctctctctctctatctgcccctctttctctctctctctctctctctctctgcccctccctctctctctctcttgcctatctctctccatctccatctccctttgccccccccctctctctctctctctctctctctctctctttctctctctctctctctctctctctctctctctctctctctctctctctctctctctctctctctctctctctctctctctctctctctctctctctctctctctctctctctctccctcccctccctccctccatctccctctgcctgcctctctctctctctctctctctctctctctctctctctctctctctctctctctctctctctctctctctctctctctctcgcctctctctccctcccccctctctgtctctctctctgcctctctctctctctctctctctctctctctctctctctctctctctctctctctctctctctctctctctctctctctctctctgcctctccctctctctgttctctctctgtctctctgctcccccatctctctctctctctctgccccctctctctctctctctctctctctgccccctctctctctctctctcactcgctctctctctctctcactcgcctctctctctctctctctctctctctctctctctctctctgcctctctctgcctctctctctctgcctctctctctctgcctctctctctcccttctctctatctccctgcctctctctctctctctctctctctcactctctctctctctctctctctctctctctctctctctctctctctctctctctctctctctctctctctctctctctctctctctctctctctctctccctctctctctctctttctctctctctctctctctctctctctctccctctctctgcctctctctctctctctctctctctctctgcctttctctctatctctttctctctctctctctctctctctctctctctctctctctctctctctctctctctctctctctctctctctctctctgcctctctctctctgcctcgttctctctcttctgtctctctctctctctgcctctctctctcttctctgccctctctctctctctgcctctctctctgcctctctctctctctctctgcctctctctctctctgcctctctctctctctctgtctcctctctctcgtctctctctctgcctctctctctctctgcccctctctctctctctgcccctctctctctgcccctctctctctctctctgccctctctctctctctctctctgccccctctctctctctctgcccctctctctctcttgcctccctctctctctcttcactgcctctctctctctctctctctgcctctctctctgcctctctctctctctctctctctctctctctctctctttctctctctctctctctctctctctctctctctccctcccttccctccctcctctcctctccctccctccctccctccctccctccctcctctccctccctccctctctctctgcctctcttctctgcctctctctctgcctccctttctgcctctctctgtacatctctctctctctacatctctctctctctgcctctctctctctctgcctctctctctctctgtctccctctctctctctctctctctctcactctcactcacctcaccactcactcactctctctctctctctctttctctctctctctctttctctctctctctctctctctctctcttcctctctctctctttcctctctctctctctctgccctctctctctctgcctctctctctcctctctctgcctctctctctctctctctctctctgcctctctctctctgcccctctctctctctgcctctctctctctctctgccctctctctctctctgccctctctctctctctctctctctcttctctctctctctctctctctctctctctctctctctctctctctttctctctctctctgtctctctctcatctctctctctctctctctctctctctctctctctctctctctctctctctctctctctctctctctctctctctttctctctctctctctctctctctctctctctctctctctctctctctctttctctctctctctctctctgcctctctctttctgtgcctttctctctctctctgcctctctctttctgtgcctttctctctctctctgcctctctctttctgtgcctttctctctctctctgcctctctctctctctctctctccttctctgcctctgcctctctctcttctctgcctctctctctctctctgcctctctctctcttgccttctcctctctctctctgcctctctctctctctctgcctctctctttctctctgccactctccccctctctctctctctgcctctctctctctctctctctctctctctctctctctttctctctccctctctctctctctctctctctctctctctctctacttctctatctctctctctctcatctctctctctctctctctctctctctctctctctttctctctctctgcctctctctttctgcctctctctctctctgcctctctctctctgcctctcttctgcctctcttcgcctctctctctctctctctgcctctctctctctctctctctctgcctctctctctctgtccctctctctctctcttctgtccctctctctctctctctccccccctctctctctctctctctctctctctctctctctctctctctctctctctctctctctctctctctctctctctctctctctctgcccctctctctctctctctctctctctctctctctctctctctctctctctctctctctctctctctctctctctctctctctctctctctctccctctctctctctctctctctctctctctctctctctctctctctctctctctctctctctctctctctctctctctctctctctctctctctctctctctctctctctccccctccctccctccctcttccctaacttcctctctctctctctgtgcatccctctctctctctgtatcccttaaatcaaatcaaatcccccccccccctctttctgtctatgtatatatctatctttgcgGTTGAGTTCTTCCTCGAGAGGTAATCTCGCTGTCTCCGCAGGTGAGGCCCTCCTGACCAGCACTGAGCGGCTGCAGATGACGCCGTCGCCCTCGCACGTGAGCCTCCTCCTGCGTCTGCGCGTGCGTCGCCTGTCAACGAGCGGTTCGGTGGTGCAGTCGGGCGTCCTTGAGACGGCAGACGGAAGCTATCTCgagcacctctctctcttctatggcGGCTGCGGAGAGCGCGCCACCCGTCTCTACCAGTTCTTGCACACTCTTGGCAACCTCACCTACCTCAACTGCACCGACTTCTGCAACAACCACATGATCGACATCGTGGCCAGAACCTGCGACCACCTCCACTGCATCGACCTTCGAGGCTGCTACGACGTCAACGATGACGGCGTACTGCGGCTGTGCGGGCTGGAGGACGGCCTCCGCGACATCATCGAGGTCCTGAGCAAAGGCGGGAGGCTGCAGCCGAGCTCGCGCTGCTCGCGGTCCCTCAAGGAGATCAAATTCTCCATGACGAAGGTGACGGAAGCAGGCGTGGCTGTCATTCTGCTCGTTCTCACCAATATTGAGATTCTGCGAGTTCCGGACATCAAAATGGAGAAGGTTTTCAAGTTCTTGCAGACGCTTGATCATAAAAATGTTCAATGCAATCTTAAAGAATTTCATTCGCGTGAAATTCTTAATGAATTCCAATTGACGGTCCTCACGAGCCTCTGCCCGAACCTGGAATACATCCAAGTCTCGTTTATCGGAAATTCGGAAATGGACCTGTCGCGGCTTCAGCAGCTGACTCGTCTTCAGAAGCTCCGGCGCGCAAAGTTCGCTGACGTGAACTGCGATGCGCTAGTGTGGTTCCTGGAGCAGGTCGGCGGCCGCATGACGCACCTCTTCCTCTACACGTACCACACGCGCTTCGCGCAGCAGAAGCTGAGCATCACTCGCAACCACCTGCAGTGCCTCGCTCAGTATTGCCCGAGTCTGGAGAGCCTCTGCTTGGACGGCTACCTGCTGGGGGAGGACATCCCGTACCACCTGGCACCCGAGAACATCCAGTACTTCAAGACCCTCCGAACCCTCCAGGTGGCTTCCATGAAACTTTCCGAGGACGACCTGAAGGTGTTCCTCAACAAATGCCAAAACATGCGGATTCTGGAGCTCGTCCTTCAGAATCCACATGTTCTGTACGACCGCCTTATCTGCCAGCTCCTGGACGCGGGTGTCTGGGAAAACCTTGTCAAAATCCGTGTCCTCAACTCGCCGATCACGAGTAAGGTGATGACCCGCTTGGTTACAGAGTGTCCGCACCTGCAGGAGGTCGGCTGCCTCTACACCTGGCTCGTCTCTAAAGAACAGGTGTCCGAGTTCAAGGAAAAAATTCGGCACCAGAATTTTGATATCGAAATCTACTGACGGTGAGTACGCGCTCCGTGCGTGCTACTCCCCGCTGTTCTCTTGCAAAAATGTTTCATTTGTGATGACGCTTGCTGCATACCACACGCAAGGTACGAAGTGATATGCTGTTTACGAGTGTGATTGCCAATTCCCTGGCGGCCAAAGGAAATGTTAAGAACCCCAAGACTGTCTGAACACCTGAGCCAAAACGCGCAGATGCTGTCTTCTGCTGCATTTTAGATGTCTGTGTAAGATCAGTAGGAGTTGCGTGAAGGTGAACGGAAATCAAGGAATATTTTCCTCCCCCAAGAAAGACATGTTGAAGTGACCTGATTTTTGCTTTAATATCGAATCTATTTATTCTTTGAAAAAGTTCAAAATGTTtttaatatatctttatacaacCTACACTCACGGTATCCGGACAACGGCCACAGCTAGCAACAATGTGGTGAGAAAAACGCCAAGAAGGACATTGATATCCTGCCAGGCTCGACCTCTACCCCTGGTGCTAACAGAGGGACGAAGCAGCTGGAAATGTTGGTGTTTCAGTGCTCAAGATATTTACATGTAGCAGGTGATACTGCGTTTATGAATTTCATTTTGGCATTTTGTCAAGCGGCAGGCGATCGACCTCATTTGCTGGAGGGAGACTAACCCTGCTCTCCTTAAGTATTCTTACCCTGTACCATTCAGGTAGCGGCTACTTTAAGGCCCGACCACTAAAAGATCAGAGATATCGGACCTATCCGTCTGCTTTTCACAGATCAAAGGGCTTTAGCCAAGGTCTAAGAAGGTTTGAGGCGGagtaaggataaagaaaaaaatacagagcaAGGGATATCCGTGTGTGATCGAACAACCTGCCAACTTAGTCCGTTGGCCGGGCTCAAGTTGGAGACTGCCAAAGCTAAGGAGCCTCGACTTTGCTCTCTTTAGTTAGTCCTCCCACAGGAATTCGGAATTCAACACGATTGCATTTTGTTTTCTCATGGAACTCCAGGAAAACAATTTATTGCAGAGTTGTCATTTGTTATGTTTGAGTTAGTCAATACTTTTCCATGAAAACAGCCACGCTAAAACATGAAACCTAGCAATCGCCCAACTTTTGACGCAGCCTGTGTAGGGGACTGGTAGGATGTCTCagaatttatattatattaatataaaagccTATGTTGTACTATTGAGTGCAAAACTTAAACTAGTTTTCACTCCATTTTGGAATAGTTTTCAGATTGTTGACAACGTGTTTATTTTGAGATGTATCGTATATCTTGTCTGTAAGTCGTAAGATGTTGTCTAAAAATACCATTTCATCAGCCAGTTCATTCAGCATTACTCATACTAGGCGAGTCCAAAATCATGCATATTCGACCCTTGTTATTACACGCACTAACGTTCAAACTCAAGAGTAAGTTATAATACTGCAGTCTGCCGAAGTGGAATGTGTGCCCAAAAGAAACGTTACTTTATAAATTGAAGAGTAATTAGCTTGAATGTTTATTTGTAGTTCTTGGGTCTGCAATTTCCCTTAAATAAGCAGAGTTTCTACGACATTTGTAATAACATTTGGTCGCGTCACCCAAGTACCTGTGCTCAGTCCGCCCTCAGCTGTCATGATCACATTAGAATCTACGGTAGTGTTATTTTGAGTGTGATTCAATATTTATTCACCTGACTAAAATCACTTAGTGTCTCGTTCATTACGGCAGAGAGTGAGGAACCTGTTTAGTACCAGAGAATATTACTATTTTGACAATGTATCTTAGACTAAAGCTAGTCAGTTTGCGACCGCCTCTGCGGCATACTCAAGTGCCAGCTGAAGCCAGAGAATATGTATAGTCCTTTTGCTCTTTCATGAGCATGGTTTTTGCATGTTTAAAGGGTGGAAGCGAGCCGACGCGATGCCAAAGGAGTTTATTTCAGTCAgttaaaataggaagagaaaggaacaagCTCTCGGAGGCGCGAGAGACGCTTCCCGGGATGGTCCTTGTGTCGATTTATCCAATTTTGTCTTTCACGCAGTTGTGACTTGTTTCTGAATAAATAGttgattttttcattactatcctctttttgtttccttctcaaGGTGTCAACGTGCGCCTCTTCAAAGTACAACGTCTGGGAAAGAATATCTTCGCAACTGTTAGAGATGGCTACCAAAAATCGGCTTTATGAAAATATCTATCTTTCagtgaatataatatatagataatggcACGAAAATCAAGAGAACTATAACAGTTCAGTGCAAGTAGTAAAGGACCGAAGCAGATATCATCAAGTGGCACTGAAATGGCACTGGTTTCCCTGTTCTctcaactttctttctttatatatatattatgtgtaagtatgtgtttgtgtgtatgtatatgtgtgttgtgtatgtgtgtgtgcgtgtgtgtgtgtatatgtatatgtatatgtatatatatatatatatatatatatatatatatatatatatatatatatatatatatatatatatatatgtgtgtgtgtgtgtgtgtgtgtatgtatatatatgtatatatatatgtatatatgtgtatatatatatatatatatatatatatatatatatatatatatttatttatatgtgtatatatatgcatatatatgtgtatatatatatatatatatatatatatatatatatatatatatatatacattatatatatatatatatatatatatatatatatatatatatatatatatatacattatatatatacatatatatatatatatatatatatatatatatatatatatatatgagtgtgtgtgtgtgtgtgtgtgtgtgtgtgtgtgtgtgtgcgtgtgtgtgtgcgtgtgtgtgtgcgtgtgtgtgtgtatacatatacatatatatatacatttatacacacacacacacacacacacacacacacacacacacacacacacacatacacacacacacacacacacacacacacacacacacacacacacacacacacacacacacacacacacacacacacacacacacacacacacacatatatatatatatatatatatatatatatatatatatatatatgtatgtatgcatgtatatatgtatacatatgtatacaaatatgtatataaatatgtatataaatatgggtgtgtgtgtatatatatatatatatatatatatatatatatatatatatatatatatatatatatatatatattcatatatatatttatattcacgcacacatacacatacacacatacgtacatacatacatacatacatatatatatatatatatatatatatatatatatatatatatatatatatatatatatatatatacgtattttttcttAAACCAGACACATCCATCTGCGAGGTGGATATTCTACGCCCATTCTCGGCCCATGCGGAAGGACGTATCCATCACCTGTTTCGCAGGATCCGTCCCTCGATGATAAACGTCAAATTTACAATGGATTTCGAATTGATCTTGTTTGTATGTAGTTGATCACATTACGGAATTCTTCGGTGAAATACAAGGTTGTCGACGGAGTTCTTGGTTCGTCTCCTCAGAAGCCCTCCCGCATAAGGACTGCGCGAAGATCTAAAGAGTAAAGACGTAATGTGGATACGCTCTAGAATAAAaggcattttttattcatttgcgcGATGAAGGTCACCGCCTCAACTGGAAAGGCGTTCTGTTAATTCATAAATCGGGGTAtccatacgaaagaaaaaaaagttctgtTGATTAGAAAATTGCTTGATTTCATCTTCAGCGCTGATCGAGGGATTGGATGACCTTACATCGTCGTTCGCAAGCAAAGTCTTACGCAGACTCTTTGACCTTCAGCCACCCGGGACCTGAGTCAGTTCTTGTTCTAATTGTCTTTATTGATATATAAACTTGTTTTTGTGTACCCATTTCGGATAATTGCTTGTCTAATGAAGAACTCTTGAGgattcccttcacacacacacacacacacacacacacacccatatatatatatatatatatatatatatatatatatatatatatatatatatatatataaacacacacacacacacacacacacacacacacacacaaacacacacacacacacacacacacacacaca
It encodes the following:
- the LOC113818195 gene encoding uncharacterized protein isoform X3, with product MAPRRQPASLYQQCVNHLAHQLDFLCGVHVHAPDHPQLLAAVAHLDAQLPVPLQAAIGEALLTSTERLQMTPSPSHVSLLLRLRVRRLSTSGSVVQSGVLETADGSYLEHLSLFYGGCGERATRLYQFLHTLGNLTYLNCTDFCNNHMIDIVARTCDHLHCIDLRGCYDVNDDGVLRLCGLEDGLRDIIEVLSKGGRLQPSSRCSRSLKEIKFSMTKVTEAGVAVILLVLTNIEILRVPDIKMEKVFKFLQTLDHKNVQCNLKEFHSREILNEFQLTVLTSLCPNLEYIQVSFIGNSEMDLSRLQQLTRLQKLRRAKFADVNCDALVWFLEQVGGRMTHLFLYTYHTRFAQQKLSITRNHLQCLAQYCPSLESLCLDGYLLGEDIPYHLAPENIQYFKTLRTLQVASMKLSEDDLKVFLNKCQNMRILELVLQNPHVLYDRLICQLLDAGVWENLVKIRVLNSPITSKVMTRLVTECPHLQEVGCLYTWLVSKEQVSEFKEKIRHQNFDIEIY
- the LOC113818195 gene encoding uncharacterized protein isoform X1, with translation MWRESNRSPRTTSLCGSSPHCPGGQQDPGALAPASRRMAPRRQPASLYQQCVNHLAHQLDFLCGVHVHAPDHPQLLAAVAHLDAQLPVPLQAAIGEALLTSTERLQMTPSPSHVSLLLRLRVRRLSTSGSVVQSGVLETADGSYLEHLSLFYGGCGERATRLYQFLHTLGNLTYLNCTDFCNNHMIDIVARTCDHLHCIDLRGCYDVNDDGVLRLCGLEDGLRDIIEVLSKGGRLQPSSRCSRSLKEIKFSMTKVTEAGVAVILLVLTNIEILRVPDIKMEKVFKFLQTLDHKNVQCNLKEFHSREILNEFQLTVLTSLCPNLEYIQVSFIGNSEMDLSRLQQLTRLQKLRRAKFADVNCDALVWFLEQVGGRMTHLFLYTYHTRFAQQKLSITRNHLQCLAQYCPSLESLCLDGYLLGEDIPYHLAPENIQYFKTLRTLQVASMKLSEDDLKVFLNKCQNMRILELVLQNPHVLYDRLICQLLDAGVWENLVKIRVLNSPITSKVMTRLVTECPHLQEVGCLYTWLVSKEQVSEFKEKIRHQNFDIEIY
- the LOC113818195 gene encoding uncharacterized protein isoform X2, which codes for MVRMAPRRQPASLYQQCVNHLAHQLDFLCGVHVHAPDHPQLLAAVAHLDAQLPVPLQAAIGEALLTSTERLQMTPSPSHVSLLLRLRVRRLSTSGSVVQSGVLETADGSYLEHLSLFYGGCGERATRLYQFLHTLGNLTYLNCTDFCNNHMIDIVARTCDHLHCIDLRGCYDVNDDGVLRLCGLEDGLRDIIEVLSKGGRLQPSSRCSRSLKEIKFSMTKVTEAGVAVILLVLTNIEILRVPDIKMEKVFKFLQTLDHKNVQCNLKEFHSREILNEFQLTVLTSLCPNLEYIQVSFIGNSEMDLSRLQQLTRLQKLRRAKFADVNCDALVWFLEQVGGRMTHLFLYTYHTRFAQQKLSITRNHLQCLAQYCPSLESLCLDGYLLGEDIPYHLAPENIQYFKTLRTLQVASMKLSEDDLKVFLNKCQNMRILELVLQNPHVLYDRLICQLLDAGVWENLVKIRVLNSPITSKVMTRLVTECPHLQEVGCLYTWLVSKEQVSEFKEKIRHQNFDIEIY